In Caretta caretta isolate rCarCar2 chromosome 4, rCarCar1.hap1, whole genome shotgun sequence, one genomic interval encodes:
- the NPY5R gene encoding neuropeptide Y receptor type 5 isoform X3: MGRVAMDCNMELELEDCNTTLTKENSSATIKSSDFSAWEDYKSSVDDLQYFLIGLYTFISLTGFMGNLLILMALIKRKQNTIINILIGNLAFSDILVVLFCSPFTLTSVLLDQWMFGAIMCHVMPFLQCVSVLVSTLMLICIAVVRYRMIKNPLSGNLTAKHGYFLIATIWALGCTICSPLPVFHKIVDLHETLNLETLNSRHLCVESWPSDSYRIAFTISLLLMQYILPLVCLTVSHTSVCRSVNSRLSNKENKFEENEMINLTLHPPKSCRSQVQLSSSSRWSYTFVRQHRKRYSKKTASVMPAILRSHQDNNSGELPETSGTERSQLSSSSKFIPGVPICFEMKPEENSEMQDMITVSRSITRIKTRSRRVFCRLTVLILVFAVSWMPLHLFHVVTDFNANLISNRHFKLVYCICHLLGMMSCCLNPILYGFLNNGIKADLMSLIPCYQIS, from the exons ATGGGAAGAGTTGCAATG GACTGTAATATGGAATTAGAACTCGAAGACTGTAACACAACACTCACTAAGGAGAACAGCTCTGCGACTATCAAGAGTTCTGATTTTTCTGCCTGGGAAGACTATAAGAGCAGCGTAGATGACTTACAGTACTTTCTGATTGGCCTGTACACATTTATAAGTCTTACTGGCTTCATGGGAAATCTGCTTATACTGATGGCTCTAATAAAACGCAAGCAGAACACAATAATAAACATTCTCATTGGAAACCTAGCCTTTTCTGACATTTTAGTTGTGCTGTTTTGTTCACCTTTTACATTAACATCTGTCCTGCTCGATCAGTGGATGTTTGGAGCAATCATGTGCCATGTTATGCCCTTCCTCCAATGCGTGTCAGTTCTGGTTTCAACTTTAATGTTAATCTGTATTGCTGTTGTCAGATACCGCATGATAAAAAATCCCCTTTCTGGTAATTTAACAGCAAAACATGGCTATTTCTTAATAGCAACTATCTGGGCTCTTGGTTGTACAATTTGCTCCCCTCTGCCAGTTTTCCACAAAATTGTAGATCTCCATGAAACCCTTAATTTAGAGACACTGAACAGCAGGCATTTGTGTGTTGAATCATGGCCATCTGATTCATATAGAATTGCCTTTACTATTTCCTTATTACTCATGCAGTATATATTGCCCTTGGTTTGTTTAACTGTAAGTCATACCAGCGTCTGCAGGAGTGTAAATTCCAGATTGTCAAACAAGGAAAACAAATTTGAAGAAAATGAGATGATAAACCTAACACTTCATCCACCCAAGAGTTGCAGATCTCAGGTGCAACTCTCCAGCAGTTCTAGATGGAGCTATACATTTGTCAGACAACACAGAAAAAGGTATAGTAAAAAGACTGCCAGTGTGATGCCAGCTATTTTACGGAGTCATCAGGATAATAATTCTGGAGAACTCCCAGAAACCTCTGGTACAGAAAGAAGCCAGCTCTCTTCATCCAGTAAGTTCATACCAGGGGTACCAATCTGCTTTGAGATGAAACCAGAAGAAAATTCAGAGATGCAAGACATGATTACAGTATCCCGATCCATCACTCGAATTAAGACAAGATCTCGGAGGGTTTTCTGCAGACTGACAGTACTGATCTTAGTTTTTGCTGTTAGTTGGATGCCTCTTCACCTTTTCCATGTTGTCACTGATTTTAATGCCAATCTTATTTCTAATAGGCATTTTAAATTAGTATATTGCATATGTCACTTACTGGGTATGATGTCCTGCTGCTTGAATCCCATCTTATATGGGTTCCTTAACAATGGCATAAAAGCTGATTTGATGTCTCTTATTCCATGCTACCAAATATCATGA
- the NPY5R gene encoding neuropeptide Y receptor type 5 isoform X1 — MTRPPSSEVLKLKFPVECAHYKRMGRVAMDCNMELELEDCNTTLTKENSSATIKSSDFSAWEDYKSSVDDLQYFLIGLYTFISLTGFMGNLLILMALIKRKQNTIINILIGNLAFSDILVVLFCSPFTLTSVLLDQWMFGAIMCHVMPFLQCVSVLVSTLMLICIAVVRYRMIKNPLSGNLTAKHGYFLIATIWALGCTICSPLPVFHKIVDLHETLNLETLNSRHLCVESWPSDSYRIAFTISLLLMQYILPLVCLTVSHTSVCRSVNSRLSNKENKFEENEMINLTLHPPKSCRSQVQLSSSSRWSYTFVRQHRKRYSKKTASVMPAILRSHQDNNSGELPETSGTERSQLSSSSKFIPGVPICFEMKPEENSEMQDMITVSRSITRIKTRSRRVFCRLTVLILVFAVSWMPLHLFHVVTDFNANLISNRHFKLVYCICHLLGMMSCCLNPILYGFLNNGIKADLMSLIPCYQIS; from the exons ATGACTCGACCTCCG AGCTCAGAGGTTCTGAAACTGAAGTTTCCTGTTGAATGTGCTCACTATAAAAGAATGGGAAGAGTTGCAATG GACTGTAATATGGAATTAGAACTCGAAGACTGTAACACAACACTCACTAAGGAGAACAGCTCTGCGACTATCAAGAGTTCTGATTTTTCTGCCTGGGAAGACTATAAGAGCAGCGTAGATGACTTACAGTACTTTCTGATTGGCCTGTACACATTTATAAGTCTTACTGGCTTCATGGGAAATCTGCTTATACTGATGGCTCTAATAAAACGCAAGCAGAACACAATAATAAACATTCTCATTGGAAACCTAGCCTTTTCTGACATTTTAGTTGTGCTGTTTTGTTCACCTTTTACATTAACATCTGTCCTGCTCGATCAGTGGATGTTTGGAGCAATCATGTGCCATGTTATGCCCTTCCTCCAATGCGTGTCAGTTCTGGTTTCAACTTTAATGTTAATCTGTATTGCTGTTGTCAGATACCGCATGATAAAAAATCCCCTTTCTGGTAATTTAACAGCAAAACATGGCTATTTCTTAATAGCAACTATCTGGGCTCTTGGTTGTACAATTTGCTCCCCTCTGCCAGTTTTCCACAAAATTGTAGATCTCCATGAAACCCTTAATTTAGAGACACTGAACAGCAGGCATTTGTGTGTTGAATCATGGCCATCTGATTCATATAGAATTGCCTTTACTATTTCCTTATTACTCATGCAGTATATATTGCCCTTGGTTTGTTTAACTGTAAGTCATACCAGCGTCTGCAGGAGTGTAAATTCCAGATTGTCAAACAAGGAAAACAAATTTGAAGAAAATGAGATGATAAACCTAACACTTCATCCACCCAAGAGTTGCAGATCTCAGGTGCAACTCTCCAGCAGTTCTAGATGGAGCTATACATTTGTCAGACAACACAGAAAAAGGTATAGTAAAAAGACTGCCAGTGTGATGCCAGCTATTTTACGGAGTCATCAGGATAATAATTCTGGAGAACTCCCAGAAACCTCTGGTACAGAAAGAAGCCAGCTCTCTTCATCCAGTAAGTTCATACCAGGGGTACCAATCTGCTTTGAGATGAAACCAGAAGAAAATTCAGAGATGCAAGACATGATTACAGTATCCCGATCCATCACTCGAATTAAGACAAGATCTCGGAGGGTTTTCTGCAGACTGACAGTACTGATCTTAGTTTTTGCTGTTAGTTGGATGCCTCTTCACCTTTTCCATGTTGTCACTGATTTTAATGCCAATCTTATTTCTAATAGGCATTTTAAATTAGTATATTGCATATGTCACTTACTGGGTATGATGTCCTGCTGCTTGAATCCCATCTTATATGGGTTCCTTAACAATGGCATAAAAGCTGATTTGATGTCTCTTATTCCATGCTACCAAATATCATGA
- the NPY5R gene encoding neuropeptide Y receptor type 5 isoform X2 produces the protein MTRPPDCNMELELEDCNTTLTKENSSATIKSSDFSAWEDYKSSVDDLQYFLIGLYTFISLTGFMGNLLILMALIKRKQNTIINILIGNLAFSDILVVLFCSPFTLTSVLLDQWMFGAIMCHVMPFLQCVSVLVSTLMLICIAVVRYRMIKNPLSGNLTAKHGYFLIATIWALGCTICSPLPVFHKIVDLHETLNLETLNSRHLCVESWPSDSYRIAFTISLLLMQYILPLVCLTVSHTSVCRSVNSRLSNKENKFEENEMINLTLHPPKSCRSQVQLSSSSRWSYTFVRQHRKRYSKKTASVMPAILRSHQDNNSGELPETSGTERSQLSSSSKFIPGVPICFEMKPEENSEMQDMITVSRSITRIKTRSRRVFCRLTVLILVFAVSWMPLHLFHVVTDFNANLISNRHFKLVYCICHLLGMMSCCLNPILYGFLNNGIKADLMSLIPCYQIS, from the exons ATGACTCGACCTCCG GACTGTAATATGGAATTAGAACTCGAAGACTGTAACACAACACTCACTAAGGAGAACAGCTCTGCGACTATCAAGAGTTCTGATTTTTCTGCCTGGGAAGACTATAAGAGCAGCGTAGATGACTTACAGTACTTTCTGATTGGCCTGTACACATTTATAAGTCTTACTGGCTTCATGGGAAATCTGCTTATACTGATGGCTCTAATAAAACGCAAGCAGAACACAATAATAAACATTCTCATTGGAAACCTAGCCTTTTCTGACATTTTAGTTGTGCTGTTTTGTTCACCTTTTACATTAACATCTGTCCTGCTCGATCAGTGGATGTTTGGAGCAATCATGTGCCATGTTATGCCCTTCCTCCAATGCGTGTCAGTTCTGGTTTCAACTTTAATGTTAATCTGTATTGCTGTTGTCAGATACCGCATGATAAAAAATCCCCTTTCTGGTAATTTAACAGCAAAACATGGCTATTTCTTAATAGCAACTATCTGGGCTCTTGGTTGTACAATTTGCTCCCCTCTGCCAGTTTTCCACAAAATTGTAGATCTCCATGAAACCCTTAATTTAGAGACACTGAACAGCAGGCATTTGTGTGTTGAATCATGGCCATCTGATTCATATAGAATTGCCTTTACTATTTCCTTATTACTCATGCAGTATATATTGCCCTTGGTTTGTTTAACTGTAAGTCATACCAGCGTCTGCAGGAGTGTAAATTCCAGATTGTCAAACAAGGAAAACAAATTTGAAGAAAATGAGATGATAAACCTAACACTTCATCCACCCAAGAGTTGCAGATCTCAGGTGCAACTCTCCAGCAGTTCTAGATGGAGCTATACATTTGTCAGACAACACAGAAAAAGGTATAGTAAAAAGACTGCCAGTGTGATGCCAGCTATTTTACGGAGTCATCAGGATAATAATTCTGGAGAACTCCCAGAAACCTCTGGTACAGAAAGAAGCCAGCTCTCTTCATCCAGTAAGTTCATACCAGGGGTACCAATCTGCTTTGAGATGAAACCAGAAGAAAATTCAGAGATGCAAGACATGATTACAGTATCCCGATCCATCACTCGAATTAAGACAAGATCTCGGAGGGTTTTCTGCAGACTGACAGTACTGATCTTAGTTTTTGCTGTTAGTTGGATGCCTCTTCACCTTTTCCATGTTGTCACTGATTTTAATGCCAATCTTATTTCTAATAGGCATTTTAAATTAGTATATTGCATATGTCACTTACTGGGTATGATGTCCTGCTGCTTGAATCCCATCTTATATGGGTTCCTTAACAATGGCATAAAAGCTGATTTGATGTCTCTTATTCCATGCTACCAAATATCATGA
- the NPY5R gene encoding neuropeptide Y receptor type 5 isoform X4, whose protein sequence is MELELEDCNTTLTKENSSATIKSSDFSAWEDYKSSVDDLQYFLIGLYTFISLTGFMGNLLILMALIKRKQNTIINILIGNLAFSDILVVLFCSPFTLTSVLLDQWMFGAIMCHVMPFLQCVSVLVSTLMLICIAVVRYRMIKNPLSGNLTAKHGYFLIATIWALGCTICSPLPVFHKIVDLHETLNLETLNSRHLCVESWPSDSYRIAFTISLLLMQYILPLVCLTVSHTSVCRSVNSRLSNKENKFEENEMINLTLHPPKSCRSQVQLSSSSRWSYTFVRQHRKRYSKKTASVMPAILRSHQDNNSGELPETSGTERSQLSSSSKFIPGVPICFEMKPEENSEMQDMITVSRSITRIKTRSRRVFCRLTVLILVFAVSWMPLHLFHVVTDFNANLISNRHFKLVYCICHLLGMMSCCLNPILYGFLNNGIKADLMSLIPCYQIS, encoded by the coding sequence ATGGAATTAGAACTCGAAGACTGTAACACAACACTCACTAAGGAGAACAGCTCTGCGACTATCAAGAGTTCTGATTTTTCTGCCTGGGAAGACTATAAGAGCAGCGTAGATGACTTACAGTACTTTCTGATTGGCCTGTACACATTTATAAGTCTTACTGGCTTCATGGGAAATCTGCTTATACTGATGGCTCTAATAAAACGCAAGCAGAACACAATAATAAACATTCTCATTGGAAACCTAGCCTTTTCTGACATTTTAGTTGTGCTGTTTTGTTCACCTTTTACATTAACATCTGTCCTGCTCGATCAGTGGATGTTTGGAGCAATCATGTGCCATGTTATGCCCTTCCTCCAATGCGTGTCAGTTCTGGTTTCAACTTTAATGTTAATCTGTATTGCTGTTGTCAGATACCGCATGATAAAAAATCCCCTTTCTGGTAATTTAACAGCAAAACATGGCTATTTCTTAATAGCAACTATCTGGGCTCTTGGTTGTACAATTTGCTCCCCTCTGCCAGTTTTCCACAAAATTGTAGATCTCCATGAAACCCTTAATTTAGAGACACTGAACAGCAGGCATTTGTGTGTTGAATCATGGCCATCTGATTCATATAGAATTGCCTTTACTATTTCCTTATTACTCATGCAGTATATATTGCCCTTGGTTTGTTTAACTGTAAGTCATACCAGCGTCTGCAGGAGTGTAAATTCCAGATTGTCAAACAAGGAAAACAAATTTGAAGAAAATGAGATGATAAACCTAACACTTCATCCACCCAAGAGTTGCAGATCTCAGGTGCAACTCTCCAGCAGTTCTAGATGGAGCTATACATTTGTCAGACAACACAGAAAAAGGTATAGTAAAAAGACTGCCAGTGTGATGCCAGCTATTTTACGGAGTCATCAGGATAATAATTCTGGAGAACTCCCAGAAACCTCTGGTACAGAAAGAAGCCAGCTCTCTTCATCCAGTAAGTTCATACCAGGGGTACCAATCTGCTTTGAGATGAAACCAGAAGAAAATTCAGAGATGCAAGACATGATTACAGTATCCCGATCCATCACTCGAATTAAGACAAGATCTCGGAGGGTTTTCTGCAGACTGACAGTACTGATCTTAGTTTTTGCTGTTAGTTGGATGCCTCTTCACCTTTTCCATGTTGTCACTGATTTTAATGCCAATCTTATTTCTAATAGGCATTTTAAATTAGTATATTGCATATGTCACTTACTGGGTATGATGTCCTGCTGCTTGAATCCCATCTTATATGGGTTCCTTAACAATGGCATAAAAGCTGATTTGATGTCTCTTATTCCATGCTACCAAATATCATGA